The Apium graveolens cultivar Ventura chromosome 11, ASM990537v1, whole genome shotgun sequence genome has a window encoding:
- the LOC141695736 gene encoding uncharacterized protein LOC141695736 yields MTTLGDNFQGKCSTVVPKTRSGSNHVLGVVNLIVRSDSELVVNQVNGGFRARGPRRELYMSCTRRLLEKFGSAKLEGVHREDNSNVDVLAKMGSKMDSALLGKIPLGIQETSSIPEIGVFQTQVISQETWMTPIHNYIRKGAVPEDKSQARRLRYQAVRYVEYVGVLYKKKGFNQPLLQCVDLEEGNYILREVHEDICGNHPGGGSLALKSSDKDITGQQ; encoded by the coding sequence ATGACGACTCTCGGCGATAACTTTcagggaaaatgctcaacagtgGTTCCAAAAACTCGGTCCGGGAGTAATCACGTCTTGGGAGTTGTGAACCTGATCGTTCGAAGTGACTCAGAATTGGTAGTAAACCAAGTCAACGGGGGTTTTCGAGCTCGAGGACCTCGAAGGGAGCTGTATATGAGTTGTACGCGGCGTCTGCTAGAGAAATTTGGAAGTGCTAAACTAGAAGGTGTGCATCGGGAAGATAATAGTAATGTTGATGTCTTGGCTAAAATGGGATCAAAAATGGATAGCGCGCTGCTTGGAAAAATCCCTTTGGGGATCCAAGAAACCTCGAGTATCCCGGAAATAGGGGTGTTCCAGACTCAAGTGATCTCACAAGAGACTTGGATGACTCCGATTCATAATTATATTCGAAAGGGAGCAGTGCCGGAAGACAAATCACAAGCTCGGCGCCTTCGCTATCAGGCTGTGAGGTATGTCGAATATGTTGGAGTATTGTACAAAAAAAAAGGTTTTAACCAACCACTGTTACAGTGTGTGGACTTGGAGGAAGGAAACTACATCCTTAGAGAGGTGCACGAAGACATTTGTGGCAATCACCCGGGGGGTGGTTCGTTGGCATTAAAGTCCTCAGACAAGGATATTACTGGCCAACAATGA